The DNA window cacacacctttcactcaAAATTTCAAATTAGGTATGGTGACTCCAACACCAGCCTTGTAGTCTGCTTCTGGGGACATGACCATAAATGCCCTCAGGTCAGACTCCTCTTCCAATATTGACCTTGACACCCCCCTCAACTTTTTTTccatgaactttttttttgtaacctttatggtcttagatctaattttcaatctgtagaatgCTACTTCTCCTCTACTAATcctcatcttattttcctcactgaaacaagTGTCTAATGCAACTGAAAGtagtctcttttctcttccctcattctttctaCATGCATATTAATGTTTAAGAAAAAATTGTATGCTATGAAAAACATTGCTGTATCcatgaaaacaaacaatggAATTACTTTACAGGATatgtggaataaaaaaaaaaaaaaaaaaaaaagtcatcagtGTTTCTTTAACCGGACACATTATAGATATGAAATGTACTAATGCAAGTATGATAAATGGTAGGCAGTATGCTATTAGAAACACCTTATGGCTAATAACTCTGTTATACAGTACATTATGGAAACAAAAGTATTTGATTGGAAATTGTCAATTTGAGTTACTGGGCAAGAATGGTTGCATAAGGTCAAACATATTATCAAATAATGAATGGATATGAAATTACAGTAACAAAATTTTAATTACATGAGTTAGGTGAGTGTAGTGCAGGGCTCTGCCAAGATATTTGGTGGCTCAGCTTACCAAATTGCCCAATCTGGCATGCAATCCTCCTTAGCACTTGTACTATTTCActgtataatttttcttcaagGCAATGAAGGCCAGCAATGTGTACCAGATGGTGTTTTCTTCCTCGTGCACTGTGTATGGGGACCCAGAACACTTGCCTATCACAGAGGATCATCCCACAGGAGCAGTTACCAATGTGTATGGTCGTACCAAGTACCTTATTGAAGAAATGCTTAAGGATCTCTCCCGTGCTGAGGAGGTTGGTGTTAATGACTTTTACTACTCCATGTTTTGTATTAATTGTAAAGACACTTTAGAGTACTTGATACCATATAGAAATATTTCTATTGCTGAAATCTACCAACAGAAATGGAACATCATAGCCCTAAGGTATTTCAACCCTGTAGGGGCCCACCCATCAGGCCGTCTGGGTGAAGACCCTACAAAGAACTTCACAAACTTGATGCCATACATAGGCCAGGTGGCTATTGGCAAGAAACCCAACTTGACAATATTTGGCAGTGATTATGACACCCCAGATGGCACAGGTGAGCTTAAAGTGTGATAGAAGGAATTTCATTTTCTAGTGTTTAAACTTGATATTAGTAAAGGGTGTTTTAGTATTGTTTTATTCCCCGAGTTGAATATCTAAATACATGCTTTACTACTTTGCTTTGTCTGTAATGTCTCAAAGCTTAATTAACTATATTGAGAGGCCTTCAAGATTCAAAAATTAACATTGTAAACATCAGTAAGCCACTGGTGCAGCTGCTACTGGTGCTGTTACTGACAATCAGTGTGTAACTAATAGTGacccctgcgtgtgtgtgtgtgtggcaggtgtgcgTGACTACATACATGTGATGGATCTAGCCTCAGGCCATGTATCTGCCCTCTCCAAGCTGGACCAGGAGCATCTCAGATTCAAGGTCAGATTGTGTTTGTTGTCATCCTGCATGATATTGAATAAAATTCTGCTTCATTCTGCATTGGTTTTAGTTAACTTTGCATATGATGAACAATACCATTGATGTAGAAAATCTACTTAAAATTTCCAAAGTACAGTTGAATCCTGTTTTGTTGTGAAAGGCTAGCTAGGTGAATAATATTTCATATCCAGCTTCTGACTGTTTTTTGTAGGAGAAACTGGTAAGCCACTTACCTCCATCTTGTGTACTTTGAATTTAATGCTTATGATGAGTCTGTTTTAGACAACTTTTTGACCAGGCATGTTGAAAATGAAAGCAACATAAATGAGCAAGAACTATATGATCTGGAATGTAGTCTTGATGTGAGGAGTGACTTGTGATTATGTACACCTAATGATTGAGCCTGGGCTTCACCCAGTATCTGGGTGTTCCTTGTCCATATCATTAAAACTGCTGCTGTGATGGTATTACCCATCTTCTGGTATTTCCTTTAGTACGACAGACTGTTACTTGGCAATCTGGGTACATGTGCAAAACTTGTAAGAGTAAATCTTAAATAACCAAGTTTTGTGTTTACAATGTCTCTCATCTTGTCTTTCAGTTTAAACAGGATTCAGCTTCATAGTGCTGGTTTGATATCACAGGAACTCACTATATCTCTGGCtggtcttttattttattttcagtgtaTAAAGTAGTACTTTATCTTGTTTCTCCTGCTTACATTTCCTTTGAAATATGTATTGTATAAAGCATGACCACTTGAAGGCTTGAAACTAAATATTATGATTTCATacaagactaaaaaaaatattataactaATAATATGATCTCACATTAAGTTGTACATACAGTTGCCAATTCCATTCACTTGACTGAAGTAGTAGTTGATAAAGTAGATAGTACTTGTCTTTATTAGTTGCAGTAATAATTAACTTTTACTCTTGTagattacatttctttttcagtgGTAGTCTTTATCTTTTCAAATTCTTTATTAACTGATGTATTCATATTCAGTATTGCAAAGTACCAAGCAATAATTttggaaatggagaaaatgcAACCAAAGTTTGCCAATATTTTAATATCTTGTTCTTTAAAGCATATAAAACTTATTCATGCAAATGCCAAGGTGTGGACAAAGCACAGTTATTGATTCCCACTCTACCTTAGCTGTTAGCCAGACTGAAACCCCATTGACATTATGGCAAGAAATCCATTTAAGACTAGAGTGATCAAGCTTGGAAACCAACATTCAGAAGTACTTAATTTTCTTATAGTCAAGTATGAAGTATGTGTGTGGTTCAGATAActcagtaaagggaaaagcttggaaaagaaaaaaaaaaaaaaaaaaaaaaaaaaaaatatatatatatatatatatatatatatatatatatatatatatatatatatatatatatatatatatatatatatatatatatgacaggtATGGTATAAGGTATCTTGTGATTCTGAACAGCTGTGTGACTGCTAATATTAAGTAACCTGACTTGATGTTTGTGCAGGTATGGAAGATGTATATAATGGTATACCAGTATGGGAATTACAAACCCAAGTATTTATCAAAGAATACTTTATTATCTTGTATTCAGTTGCAGAGGTGCTTTGTCCAGTGTAGATAGCTTTATATTAAATAGCATGGAGACATCTATGGAAGTTTTGTGTAGTATAGGATTTACAATATAACAAGTTTTAGGTGGGAATGAATTAAGGATATACTCCTTATTGCAAGTTGTACCTTCATCACTAAGGTCCAGTATCCCCTGTACATTATTGCCTATAATTATGGCTGTTTGTCATTCTTTGTGCAATGATCACCTCTCTACTTGTAGCTGTTGTCTGTCTTTCCATATTATGCACAGATCTTGGAATGATGGCAGATATTTAAAATCTTTAAGATAGTTATAAAAGTTCATAGTATCAATGTAAGAATGTGTGTTCAAATTTATTTTTTAACGCCATTTTTGACATTCAGAGATGTGGAAGTGTGGAGATTGTAATCATACAAACTCAAATCAGACAATTAGTAAGAACCATTTAGTTCTTTTGGTAGCTCCTCACTGTGTGCTTAATATGCTGTGGAATCCCAATCTCaaatggaaagaaagtgaaagctACTTGctacttgttttgttgttttctgttttccatTTAGCCTCTGAACCTGGGTCTTGGTCATGGGATATCGGTACTGGAGTTTGTGAAGGAGTTTGAACGTTTGACGAAGGTTCACATCCCTTATGAATTCGCTGGGAGAAGATTGGGAGATGTGGCAACTCTTGTTTGTGATGGGAGCAGGGGCATGAAAGAACTGAAGTGGCAACCCAGAAGGAGTTTTCAGGTGATGTGTAAGTACAGGTGTTTACAACTTTTCTTAATTCATCCTTTTATTTCAGGCTTTCACCTCTGCTGGGGACCTTTTAGCTATTATATAGAAACTTATGCCCAGACATTTTTCACAGACATACAACCTGGGTACAGGGCAGGGAGTTTCAGTGTTGCAACTAGTCAAGGCTTTTGAAGCTGTGACTGATACTAAAGTGCCTTACGAGCTGAAACCTCGACGTGAAGGAGATATTGTGTCCATGTTTGCCAACACTACTCTTGCCAAGAACGAGTTGGGCTGGACAGCCAAGTATTCTCTAGAAAACATGTGTAAGTCTTCCTGATTCTTCAGATCCTGTTTGCTTTGCTTTTAGCATGTTGTAGATTTCATGTAGTCACCTGTTCTGCTTGCCAACATAGACAAATCCTAACCCTCCTTATAATCAAGTAGCTTAACTCTGTTCTTAAGTAATGGCCTGTATCAGTAAAGTAAAACCTCCCTACTAACTGGCATGTGTAGAATTCTGAACTTGTTGGTTGGTTTGATATTTACATAAACTATCACCAAAATTTACTTTGACCATTATTGATATGTGATTTCCTTACAGTAGTTATTGTGAGCTTCATTGGTAAATATCTAGGATACCTAATTATGGTACTGATCATGTACAAGGCAATGTCAAAGGATACACCTGTACATATGGAATACTCAAGGGTTACACTTCATTGTTCATTAAATTCATATAACTACTCCTGAGTAGTAAAGCTTACTGCACTGAAATATACTCATTCACTCAGATGCTGATGCACATGAATGATTGGTTTATTGATTAGGCAGTTGCAATCAACCTGCAGATCATTCAGCTTTGGCTAAGCTGGATAGGTGGCCTGCTAAGCAGTAAACCAAACAACATTTTCTACTGATGACAAGCAGTGCTTTTAGTTCTTTATAATTGTGGGCCAGTACAAATTATGCAATGTTACAGTTGCAAACTGAATCAGAAACATTTGAGTTTGTTTTTTTACAGAATTGTGAAGATTGCTGAAGGATAGTTAAACATTGAGTCAGTTTTAATGGTTATGCATTTAACACATTTACATTCTTTGATGAGGTATCTTACACATTTTGCATGTCCAATTAATTGGGATGACATGGTGATCAATACAAGAGATTATAACAATGTGTGTAAATGCTGTAAAGCAATTTGATCTTATTCAGCAAGTTTCCTATTAATGTTGGCTGAGTAAAGTGCTTCACCCAGATTCTAGACAGTTGGTTAGTTCTTAGAATTAAATGGCATTCTTTAAATGATTTTTCAGTTATGATAAATGTATTATGATTACAAGACATACTAATGTTCATGTACTTTGCCAGATCAATATTGTACATGATCTTGTACAATCAACCAAGACATTGAAAATCGCAGCCTAGATTTCCTTTGCCATTGTGCAAAATGTATCTTATgtaatgttttgttgttgaaATGTAAAGACTCGGTAATCAGCATCATATATGTCAGCGTACAAGTAAATCCAGTGCACAAGTTGACCTCTGAGGTGTAATCATGTGTAGGCATATATTCATCACATATGGCAGCACTGCTTCATCCATATTTtatgagggggaaaaaaaaatatatatatatatatatatatatatatatatatatatatatatatatatatatatatatatatatatatatatatatatatatatatatatatatatatatatatagatagatagatagagatatatatttatttatttatatatatatatatatatatatatatatatatatatatatatatatatatatatatatatatatagatagatagatagatatatatatatttatttatttatatatatatatatatatatatatatatatatatatatatatatatatatatatatatatatatatatatatatatatatatatatatatatatatatatatatatatatatatatatatatatatatatatatatatatatatatatatatatatatatatatatatatatatatatatatatatatatatatatatatatatatatatatatatatatatatatatatatatatatatatatatatatatatatatatatatatatatatatatatatatatatatatatatatatatacatatatatatatatatatatatatatatatatatatatatatatatatatatatatatatatatatatatatatatatatagatatatatatatatatatatatatatatatatatatatatatatatatatatatatatatatatatatatatatatatatatatatatatatatacatacatacatatacatatattatatatatatatatatatatatatatatatatatatatatatatatatatatatatatatatatatatatatatatatatatatatatatatatatatatatatatatatatatatatatatatatatatatatatatatatatatatatatatatatatatatatatatatatatatatatatatatatatatatatatatatatatatatatatatat is part of the Portunus trituberculatus isolate SZX2019 chromosome 19, ASM1759143v1, whole genome shotgun sequence genome and encodes:
- the LOC123506333 gene encoding UDP-glucose 4-epimerase-like isoform X4 yields the protein MSKQKTVFVTGGTGYIGSHCIVDLLNEGYEVITIDNLTNSRSGALRRVEEITGKKVTFYECDLLDGETVHKIFAKHKIDYVIHFAAMKAVGESMQFPLIYYKNNVIGTINLIEAMKASNVYQMVFSSSCTVYGDPEHLPITEDHPTGAVTNVYGRTKYLIEEMLKDLSRAEEKWNIIALRYFNPVGAHPSGRLGEDPTKNFTNLMPYIGQVAIGKKPNLTIFGSDYDTPDGTGVRDYIHVMDLASGHVSALSKLDQEHLRFKPLNLGLGHGISVLEFVKEFERLTKVHIPYEFAGRRLGDVATLVCDGSRGMKELKWQPRRSFQVMCEDFWRWQTMNPDGYVNDEPFLASVLEQPMAGKTADAASKVASASNGIASVNGLNGVNDH
- the LOC123506333 gene encoding UDP-glucose 4-epimerase-like isoform X2, translating into MRPVLSKMSKQKTVFVTGGTGYIGSHCIVDLLNEGYEVITIDNLTNSRSGALRRVEEITGKKVTFYECDLLDGETVHKIFAKHKIDYVIHFAAMKAVGESMQFPLIYYKNNVIGTINLIEAMKASNVYQMVFSSSCTVYGDPEHLPITEDHPTGAVTNVYGRTKYLIEEMLKDLSRAEEKWNIIALRYFNPVGAHPSGRLGEDPTKNFTNLMPYIGQVAIGKKPNLTIFGSDYDTPDGTGVRDYIHVMDLASGHVSALSKLDQEHLRFKPLNLGLGHGISVLEFVKEFERLTKVHIPYEFAGRRLGDVATLVCDGSRGMKELKWQPRRSFQVMCEDFWRWQTMNPDGYVNDEPFLASVLEQPMAGKTADAASKVASASNGIASVNGLNGVNDH
- the LOC123506333 gene encoding UDP-glucose 4-epimerase-like isoform X3, which encodes MSKQKTVFVTGGTGYIGSHCIVDLLNEGYEVITIDNLTNSRSGALRRVEEITGKKVTFYECDLLDGETVHKIFAKHKIDYVIHFAAMKAVGESMQFPLIYYKNNVIGTINLIEAMKASNVYQMVFSSSCTVYGDPEHLPITEDHPTGAVTNVYGRTKYLIEEMLKDLSRAEEKWNIIALRYFNPVGAHPSGRLGEDPTKNFTNLMPYIGQVAIGKKPNLTIFGSDYDTPDGTGVRDYIHVMDLASGHVSALSKLDQEHLRFKTYNLGTGQGVSVLQLVKAFEAVTDTKVPYELKPRREGDIVSMFANTTLAKNELGWTAKYSLENMCEDFWRWQTMNPDGYVNDEPFLASVLEQPMAGKTADAASKVASASNGIASVNGLNGVNDH
- the LOC123506333 gene encoding UDP-glucose 4-epimerase-like isoform X1 — protein: MRPVLSKMSKQKTVFVTGGTGYIGSHCIVDLLNEGYEVITIDNLTNSRSGALRRVEEITGKKVTFYECDLLDGETVHKIFAKHKIDYVIHFAAMKAVGESMQFPLIYYKNNVIGTINLIEAMKASNVYQMVFSSSCTVYGDPEHLPITEDHPTGAVTNVYGRTKYLIEEMLKDLSRAEEKWNIIALRYFNPVGAHPSGRLGEDPTKNFTNLMPYIGQVAIGKKPNLTIFGSDYDTPDGTGVRDYIHVMDLASGHVSALSKLDQEHLRFKTYNLGTGQGVSVLQLVKAFEAVTDTKVPYELKPRREGDIVSMFANTTLAKNELGWTAKYSLENMCEDFWRWQTMNPDGYVNDEPFLASVLEQPMAGKTADAASKVASASNGIASVNGLNGVNDH